Proteins found in one Oncorhynchus mykiss isolate Arlee chromosome 3, USDA_OmykA_1.1, whole genome shotgun sequence genomic segment:
- the LOC110504333 gene encoding gamma-crystallin S-1-like, whose amino-acid sequence MEKKCHTLSLLFQQIVFYEDRNFQGRSYDCKGDSADLHDFFARCNSCRVEGGWWVLYERPNYMGYQYIIGPGEYADYQHWMGFNDCIRSCRVIKKTTGPYKLRLFERPNFDGQSLEVTENLPSVQERFHSREIHSCKVQEGSWVFFEHPNFRGRQYLLERGEYRRYTEWGALHATVGSIRRIIATGER is encoded by the exons ATGGAGAAG AAATGTCACACGCTGTCTCTTCTCTTCCAACAGATTGTGTTTTATGAGGACAGGAACTTCCAGGGGCGGTCCTACGACTGCAAAGGAGACTCCGCTGACCTGCATGACTTTTTCGCTCGATGCAACTCTTGTCGGGTGGAGGGCGGCTGGTGGGTCCTCTATGAGCGCCCCAACTACATGGGTTACCAGTACATCATAGGTCCCGGGGAGTATGCAGACTACCAGCACTGGATGGGGTTCAACGACTGCATCAGATCCTGTCGGGTCATCAAAAAG ACCACTGGCCCCTACAAGCTGAGGCTGTTCGAGAGGCCCAACTtcgatggtcagtccctggaggTGACGGAGAACCTGCCCTCTGTCCAGGAACGTTTCCACAGCCGCGAGATCCACTCCTGCAAGGTCCAGGAGGGTTCCTGGGTCTTCTTCGAGCACCCCAACTTCCGCGGCCGCCAGTACCTGCTAGAGAGGGGGGAGTACCGTCGCTACACCGAGTGGGGAGCTCTGCATGCCACCGTGGGCTCCATCCGTCGCATCATAGCCACTGGAGAGAGATGA